One segment of Pseudomonas asgharzadehiana DNA contains the following:
- a CDS encoding STAS domain-containing protein yields the protein MPITHETLDGAARVGIEGELTIYTVAELAAALLPRISTAPRLEVDLSEVTEIDGAGLQLLAVIRREAAAGGTPVSLVGQSQAITQTLHLCGGTLF from the coding sequence ATGCCTATCACCCATGAAACACTCGACGGCGCCGCCCGCGTGGGCATCGAGGGCGAGCTGACGATCTACACCGTGGCCGAACTGGCCGCTGCGCTGCTGCCCCGGATCAGCACTGCGCCGCGCCTGGAGGTCGACCTGTCAGAGGTCACGGAAATCGACGGCGCCGGCCTGCAATTACTGGCGGTGATCCGCCGTGAAGCCGCCGCCGGCGGCACGCCGGTCAGCCTTGTAGGGCAGAGCCAGGCGATTACCCAAACATTGCATTTATGTGGCGGCACGCTGTTTTAG
- a CDS encoding methyl-accepting chemotaxis protein, with the protein MTQSQSSRTALPGHPRFLWFAFIPVIPGAAWILVQSASPANLAACVGLALVGLGACAWSARAQRQAVQRALALAAPCAAQAGQQSADARAQLDEVLLGAMPIWAKHVESSRQQTEDAIVSLANRFTGISTRLQDTVQASQQAAGELDGQAADGALKVLARSDSELSQVIDSLKAAQSSRDQTLSQVRSLTAYTGELRSMAADVAAIAAQTNLLALNAAIEAARAGEAGRGFAVVADAVRSLSSKSSETGQQMSAKVDIINNAITQLVQAASSSADQDSHSVAASEQSIQQVLERFQNITGRLADSADLLKQESYGIRDEMTDVLVNLQFQDRVSQILSHVRDNMHALHEHLLQASQSPDQPVNVDARQWLARMEATYATDEQRRTHHGDAAAQQTSQDITFF; encoded by the coding sequence ATGACCCAGAGTCAATCCAGCCGTACTGCCCTTCCTGGTCATCCGCGTTTTCTTTGGTTCGCTTTCATCCCGGTCATCCCCGGCGCCGCCTGGATACTCGTGCAGTCCGCCTCCCCGGCCAACCTGGCGGCCTGCGTGGGGCTGGCGTTGGTTGGCCTGGGCGCGTGCGCCTGGAGCGCCCGGGCGCAGCGCCAAGCCGTGCAGCGCGCCCTTGCGCTGGCCGCCCCTTGCGCGGCGCAGGCCGGGCAACAGAGCGCGGATGCACGGGCACAACTCGACGAAGTCTTGCTGGGCGCCATGCCGATCTGGGCCAAACACGTGGAAAGCTCGCGCCAGCAGACTGAAGACGCCATTGTCAGCCTGGCGAATCGTTTCACCGGTATTTCCACGCGGTTGCAAGACACCGTGCAGGCCTCGCAGCAAGCCGCCGGCGAGCTCGACGGGCAGGCCGCCGACGGAGCCCTCAAGGTGTTGGCGCGCAGCGACAGCGAATTGAGCCAAGTGATCGACTCCCTCAAGGCCGCGCAATCGAGCCGTGACCAGACCCTGTCCCAAGTGCGCAGCCTCACTGCCTATACCGGTGAGTTGCGCAGCATGGCCGCCGACGTGGCGGCCATTGCGGCACAAACCAACCTGCTGGCCCTCAACGCGGCGATCGAAGCGGCACGCGCCGGTGAAGCCGGTCGTGGTTTTGCGGTAGTGGCCGATGCGGTACGCAGCCTGTCGAGCAAGTCCAGCGAGACCGGCCAGCAGATGTCGGCCAAGGTCGACATCATCAATAACGCCATCACCCAACTGGTGCAAGCGGCCTCCAGCAGCGCCGACCAGGACAGCCACTCGGTCGCGGCGTCCGAGCAGAGTATCCAGCAGGTGCTCGAACGCTTTCAGAACATCACCGGTCGCCTGGCCGACTCCGCCGATCTGCTCAAGCAGGAAAGCTACGGGATTCGCGACGAGATGACCGACGTGCTGGTCAACCTGCAATTCCAGGACCGGGTCAGCCAGATCCTCAGTCACGTGCGCGACAACATGCATGCCCTGCATGAACACCTGCTGCAGGCCAGCCAGTCGCCGGACCAGCCGGTCAACGTGGATGCGCGGCAATGGCTGGCGCGCATGGAGGCCACTTACGCCACCGACGAGCAGCGGCGCACACACCATGGCGACGCCGCTGCGCAACAGACTTCACAAGACATCACCTTTTTCTAG
- a CDS encoding response regulator yields the protein MNTDLRILIIDDQRPNLELVEQLLAREGLTHVLSSTQPLRTLELFNSFEPDLVILDLHMPEFDGFAVLEQLNRRIPQGEYLPILVLTADATRDTRLRALALGARDFISKPLDALETMLRVWNLLETRALYKTLRKLIPAQQIELLQRRESTGNLHAAGDAPV from the coding sequence GTGAACACCGACCTGCGCATTCTGATCATCGACGACCAACGCCCGAACCTTGAACTGGTGGAGCAACTGCTCGCCCGTGAAGGGTTGACCCATGTACTGAGCAGTACCCAGCCGCTGCGCACCCTGGAACTGTTCAACAGCTTCGAGCCGGACCTGGTGATCCTCGACCTGCACATGCCCGAATTCGATGGCTTTGCCGTGCTCGAACAACTCAACCGACGCATCCCCCAGGGCGAATACCTGCCGATCCTGGTGCTCACCGCCGACGCCACCCGCGACACCCGCCTGCGCGCCCTGGCCCTGGGCGCACGCGACTTCATCAGCAAACCACTGGACGCGCTGGAAACCATGTTGCGGGTATGGAACCTGCTGGAAACCCGCGCGCTGTACAAAACCCTGCGCAAGCTGATACCCGCGCAGCAGATCGAGTTGTTGCAACGGCGTGAATCAACGGGCAATCTCCACGCCGCCGGGGACGCTCCGGTCTAG
- a CDS encoding chemotaxis protein CheA yields MSINLDQAQQTFIVEARELLQVMEQSLLQLENEPGDEDAIGAVFRAAHTIKGSAGLFGLAPIVGFTHIVEDVLDRLREGSVTVDAALIALLLKCGDHMLELIEAVDHHDGALQPATLERGEVLREALSAYQPLQAAPAGGEIAVTDDAPQAELLWHISLRFGVDVFRNGMDPLSFLRYLDTLGQVLQVTTLTDSIPPVDAWDPESCYLGFEIDLRSNASHTTLNEVFDFVRDDCEVQICAVDEPSDSGPATGTELVTQAAPASPTQAAQQRVATGSDAKPRDGAYVRVNADKLDELINLVGELVIASAGASLLARSCNNDPLQEATSTVSGLVEEILDGALHLRMIPIGDTFNRFRRVVRDVSQELGKDIDLIINGAETELDKTVVEKIGDPLMHLLRNAMDHGIENADARRAAGKSAKGHLSLNAYHDSGSIVIEIADDGAGLNRERILEKAQERGLVASGAQLSDQEIYNLIFEAGFSTAEAVTNLSGRGVGMDVVKRNITLLRGTVDLDSRPGQGTVVRIRLPLTLAIINGFLVGIDQSTYVIPLDMVQECIELDERQRQSSRDQGYLDLRGEVLPLVDLREHFSHEGPAARRQNVVVVRYAEHKAGLVVDDLLGEFQTVIKPLGKLFGALRGISGSTILGSGAVALILDVPALLNQIVQQEARTPQVPPQASVVVR; encoded by the coding sequence GTGAGTATTAATCTCGATCAGGCACAGCAGACCTTTATCGTCGAGGCACGCGAGCTGTTGCAGGTCATGGAGCAATCCCTGCTGCAATTGGAAAACGAGCCAGGTGATGAGGATGCCATCGGCGCGGTGTTTCGCGCCGCACATACCATCAAGGGCTCCGCTGGGTTGTTTGGCCTGGCGCCCATCGTCGGGTTCACGCATATCGTCGAAGATGTACTCGACCGCCTGCGCGAGGGCAGTGTAACCGTGGATGCGGCGCTGATCGCGCTGCTGCTCAAGTGCGGCGACCACATGCTCGAACTGATCGAGGCGGTCGACCATCACGACGGCGCGCTGCAGCCTGCCACGCTGGAACGCGGTGAGGTGTTGCGCGAGGCGCTGAGCGCCTATCAGCCGCTGCAGGCCGCCCCCGCCGGCGGCGAAATCGCCGTGACGGATGACGCGCCTCAGGCCGAGCTGCTCTGGCATATTTCCCTGCGCTTCGGCGTGGACGTGTTTCGCAACGGCATGGACCCGTTGTCCTTCCTGCGTTACCTCGACACCTTGGGCCAGGTGCTACAGGTCACTACCCTGACCGACAGCATTCCACCCGTGGACGCCTGGGACCCGGAAAGCTGCTACCTGGGATTCGAGATCGACCTGCGTTCGAATGCCAGCCACACAACCCTCAACGAAGTCTTCGATTTCGTGCGCGATGACTGTGAAGTACAGATTTGCGCCGTTGATGAGCCGAGCGACAGTGGCCCCGCCACCGGCACCGAGCTGGTCACCCAGGCCGCGCCCGCCAGCCCCACGCAAGCTGCGCAACAGCGCGTGGCCACGGGCAGCGACGCCAAGCCCCGCGATGGCGCCTACGTGCGGGTCAATGCCGACAAGCTCGACGAATTGATCAATCTGGTGGGCGAGCTGGTTATCGCCAGCGCCGGTGCCAGCCTGCTGGCCCGCTCCTGCAACAACGACCCGTTGCAGGAAGCCACCTCCACCGTGTCGGGGCTGGTGGAAGAGATCCTCGATGGCGCCCTGCACCTGCGCATGATCCCGATCGGCGACACCTTCAATCGCTTCCGCCGCGTGGTACGCGATGTCAGCCAGGAATTGGGCAAGGACATCGACCTGATCATCAACGGTGCGGAAACCGAGCTGGACAAAACCGTGGTGGAGAAAATCGGCGACCCGCTGATGCATCTGTTGCGCAATGCCATGGACCACGGCATCGAAAATGCCGACGCCCGGCGCGCGGCAGGCAAGTCAGCCAAGGGCCACCTGAGCCTGAACGCATATCACGATTCGGGCAGCATCGTGATCGAGATCGCCGACGACGGTGCCGGGCTCAACCGCGAACGGATCCTGGAAAAAGCCCAGGAGCGCGGGCTGGTCGCCAGCGGCGCGCAGCTCAGCGACCAGGAGATCTACAACCTGATTTTCGAAGCCGGCTTTTCCACGGCCGAGGCGGTGACCAACCTCTCCGGACGCGGCGTCGGCATGGATGTGGTCAAGCGCAATATCACCCTGTTGCGCGGCACCGTCGACCTCGACAGCCGCCCTGGCCAGGGCACCGTGGTGCGCATTCGCCTGCCGCTGACCCTGGCGATCATCAATGGCTTCCTGGTGGGCATCGACCAATCCACTTACGTGATTCCGCTGGACATGGTTCAGGAATGCATCGAACTGGACGAACGCCAGCGCCAATCCAGCCGCGACCAGGGCTACCTGGACCTGCGTGGCGAGGTGTTGCCGCTGGTCGACCTGCGCGAGCATTTCAGCCACGAAGGCCCGGCGGCGCGCCGCCAGAACGTGGTGGTGGTGCGCTATGCCGAGCACAAGGCCGGGCTGGTGGTGGATGACCTGCTCGGCGAGTTCCAGACCGTGATCAAACCCTTGGGCAAGCTGTTCGGCGCGCTGCGCGGCATCAGCGGCTCGACCATCCTGGGCAGCGGCGCGGTGGCCCTGATCCTGGATGTGCCGGCACTGCTCAATCAAATCGTACAACAAGAAGCGCGCACGCCTCAGGTGCCCCCCCAGGCCTCGGTCGTCGTGCGCTGA
- a CDS encoding methyl-accepting chemotaxis protein, translating into MKWFYDLKISTKLISSFLVVLALTAGMGAFAILQLGAVNHAAQEIRGNWMPSMRAAAGMRFFAANYRLKENRNISTEVAEEKAQAEREAVEARQQFETRLDTYEQLLSNDEDRQLLAGVKSAWNAYLAASQQLLELSRQNQEAQARALLRGESKTHFDELTNRLQKMVELNDAGATVAGDRGSVLYEESRLLIIVVLGAALLIGLGLALFIARIISRPLRLAATAAEQLAEGNLTAPIAPGSKDETGMVLNAMRDMVGKLAHIIGEVRNAADNLASASEQVSATAQSMSQATSEQAASVEETSASVEQMSASINQNTENAKVTDGMASKAAKEATDGGESVQQTVVAMKKIAQRISIIDDIAYQTNLLALNAAIEAARAGEHGKGFAVVAAEVRKLAERSQVAAQEIGELSSSSVDMAEKAGKLLDEMVPSINKTSDLVQEISAASEEQAAGVAQINTAMTQLNQVTQQNASSSEELAATAEEMSSQAEQLQQAMSFFVLDSAPKAVVQNSNPDSPGSKPSRQPPRPAPQAPRKAFAYNMASAPDESEFTRF; encoded by the coding sequence ATGAAATGGTTCTACGATCTTAAAATTTCCACCAAGTTGATCAGCTCATTCCTGGTGGTCCTGGCGCTCACGGCGGGGATGGGCGCGTTCGCCATCCTCCAACTGGGCGCCGTCAACCATGCGGCGCAGGAGATCCGGGGCAACTGGATGCCGTCGATGCGCGCGGCGGCCGGCATGCGCTTTTTTGCCGCCAACTACCGGCTGAAGGAAAACCGCAATATCAGTACCGAAGTGGCCGAGGAGAAAGCCCAGGCCGAGCGCGAAGCAGTGGAAGCGCGCCAGCAGTTCGAAACCCGGCTGGACACCTACGAACAACTGCTGTCGAACGACGAAGACCGTCAGTTGCTGGCCGGAGTGAAAAGCGCCTGGAACGCTTACCTCGCGGCCAGCCAGCAATTGCTGGAGCTGTCCCGGCAGAACCAGGAAGCCCAGGCGCGCGCCCTGCTGCGCGGCGAATCCAAGACGCACTTCGATGAGTTGACCAACCGCCTGCAGAAAATGGTCGAACTCAACGATGCCGGCGCCACGGTAGCCGGTGACCGGGGCTCGGTGCTGTATGAAGAATCACGCCTGTTGATCATCGTGGTACTGGGCGCGGCGCTGCTGATCGGCCTGGGCCTGGCCCTGTTCATCGCGCGGATTATTTCGCGCCCGCTGCGACTGGCCGCGACCGCCGCCGAACAATTGGCCGAAGGCAATCTCACTGCGCCCATCGCGCCCGGCTCGAAGGATGAAACCGGCATGGTGCTCAACGCCATGCGCGATATGGTCGGCAAGCTCGCGCATATCATCGGCGAAGTGCGCAACGCCGCCGACAACCTGGCCAGCGCCTCGGAGCAAGTCAGCGCCACCGCGCAGTCGATGAGCCAGGCCACCAGCGAACAGGCCGCCAGCGTCGAGGAAACCAGCGCGTCGGTGGAGCAGATGAGCGCGAGCATCAACCAGAACACCGAAAACGCCAAGGTCACCGATGGCATGGCCAGCAAGGCCGCCAAAGAAGCCACCGACGGCGGCGAGTCGGTGCAGCAAACCGTGGTGGCGATGAAGAAAATCGCCCAGCGCATCAGCATCATCGATGACATTGCCTACCAGACCAACCTGCTGGCGCTCAACGCCGCCATCGAGGCCGCGCGGGCCGGCGAGCACGGCAAAGGCTTTGCCGTGGTGGCCGCCGAAGTGCGCAAACTGGCGGAGCGCAGCCAGGTGGCCGCCCAGGAAATCGGCGAGTTGTCGTCCAGCAGCGTGGACATGGCCGAAAAAGCCGGCAAGTTGCTCGACGAAATGGTGCCCTCGATCAACAAGACCTCCGACCTGGTGCAGGAAATCAGTGCCGCCTCCGAGGAACAGGCCGCCGGTGTCGCGCAGATCAACACGGCCATGACCCAGCTCAACCAAGTGACCCAGCAGAACGCCTCCAGCAGCGAGGAACTGGCCGCCACCGCCGAAGAAATGAGCAGCCAGGCCGAGCAACTGCAACAAGCGATGAGCTTTTTCGTGCTCGACTCCGCCCCGAAGGCCGTGGTGCAAAACAGCAACCCCGACAGCCCGGGCAGCAAGCCCAGCCGTCAGCCACCGCGCCCGGCCCCGCAGGCCCCGCGCAAAGCCTTCGCCTACAACATGGCCAGCGCCCCGGACGAATCGGAATTCACCCGTTTCTGA
- a CDS encoding sterol desaturase family protein yields the protein MAASNKWLMSSVAYYLDFFTIPLFIGFALWLAPLAPWQLLAGLLAWTLVEYCAHRFLFHSLYRREHWTHHIDVLAYIGVSSWKTSSTFAALLLFAWYTGLTSAFIGAVTGYFYYISVHYVMHRPEHWAYRYIPGLVANHDLHHRQGIEKNFGVSSPLWDHVFRTFIRTPARVETTE from the coding sequence ATGGCGGCTTCGAACAAATGGCTGATGTCGTCAGTCGCGTATTACCTGGATTTTTTCACCATCCCCTTGTTCATCGGCTTTGCGCTCTGGCTGGCGCCGCTTGCCCCGTGGCAATTGCTCGCCGGCCTGTTGGCCTGGACGCTGGTGGAGTATTGCGCGCACCGTTTTCTGTTCCATTCGCTGTATCGCCGCGAGCACTGGACCCATCACATTGATGTACTGGCCTATATCGGGGTGTCGAGCTGGAAAACCAGCTCCACCTTTGCCGCGCTGCTGTTGTTTGCCTGGTACACCGGCCTGACCTCGGCGTTCATCGGCGCGGTGACCGGCTACTTCTATTACATCTCGGTGCATTACGTGATGCACCGCCCCGAGCATTGGGCGTATCGCTATATTCCGGGGCTGGTTGCCAACCACGACCTGCATCACCGCCAAGGCATCGAAAAAAACTTCGGGGTCTCTTCACCGCTGTGGGACCACGTGTTTCGCACGTTTATTCGCACGCCGGCACGGGTTGAAACAACGGAGTGA
- a CDS encoding chemotaxis protein CheW: protein MGAVMTTRQAVVAADEDAQYLTFMLGGEMFAIGILGIKEIIEYGSLTVVPMMPAFVRGVINLRGAVVPVVDLSARFGRANSSITRRSCVIIIEASTDDGPHQDIGLLVDTVSAVQEIPAAQIEPPPSFGARIRADFIGGMAKVDGKFVIVLEVNKVLSIDEMSSLAESAQAPALDLDAR, encoded by the coding sequence ATGGGTGCAGTAATGACTACCCGGCAGGCCGTGGTTGCGGCCGATGAGGATGCGCAATACCTGACCTTCATGCTTGGCGGCGAGATGTTCGCCATCGGCATTCTGGGCATCAAGGAAATCATCGAATACGGCAGCCTGACCGTGGTGCCGATGATGCCCGCGTTCGTGCGCGGCGTGATCAACCTGCGCGGCGCCGTGGTGCCGGTGGTTGACCTGTCGGCGCGTTTTGGCCGGGCTAACTCGTCGATTACCCGGCGCTCCTGCGTCATCATCATCGAAGCCAGCACTGACGATGGCCCGCACCAGGACATTGGGCTGCTGGTGGACACGGTCTCTGCCGTGCAGGAGATCCCGGCGGCGCAGATCGAGCCGCCGCCCAGCTTCGGCGCGCGGATTCGCGCCGACTTTATCGGTGGCATGGCCAAGGTCGATGGCAAGTTCGTGATTGTGCTGGAGGTGAACAAAGTGCTGTCTATCGATGAGATGTCCAGCCTGGCCGA
- a CDS encoding response regulator codes for MAKNVLVVDDSSSVRQVVGIALKSAGYEVIEACDGKDALGKLNGQKVHLIISDVNMPNMDGITFVKEVKKLASYKFTPIIMLTTESQESKKAEGQAAGAKAWVVKPFQPAQMLAAVSKLILP; via the coding sequence ATGGCAAAGAATGTATTAGTGGTGGACGACTCCAGCAGCGTGCGCCAAGTGGTCGGCATTGCCTTGAAGAGCGCCGGCTATGAGGTGATCGAGGCGTGCGATGGCAAGGACGCGCTGGGCAAGCTCAACGGGCAGAAGGTGCACTTGATCATCAGCGACGTGAACATGCCCAACATGGACGGCATCACCTTCGTCAAGGAGGTCAAGAAGCTGGCCAGCTACAAGTTCACGCCGATCATCATGCTGACCACCGAATCGCAGGAATCGAAAAAAGCCGAGGGCCAGGCCGCGGGCGCCAAAGCCTGGGTGGTCAAGCCGTTCCAGCCGGCGCAGATGCTGGCGGCGGTGTCCAAGTTGATCCTGCCCTGA
- a CDS encoding response regulator, producing MSKVLRLVLADDHEVTRTGFVALLAGHPQFEVVGQACDGQHAVELCEQLLPDIVILDIRMPVLNGLGAARVLQQRLPTVKVVIFTMDDSPDHLEAAMNAGALGYLLKDASRAEVIQALQQVAAGGEALNAAVSARLLRRMAERQASGVAPSEHLTPRERQVLGLVANGMSNRAIGEHLGITTGTAKAHVERVIGKLGAADRTQAAVRGIALGLVAQP from the coding sequence ATGAGCAAGGTGTTACGCCTGGTCCTGGCGGACGACCATGAAGTCACGCGCACCGGTTTTGTCGCGCTGCTGGCCGGCCACCCGCAGTTCGAAGTGGTCGGCCAGGCGTGTGACGGCCAACATGCCGTGGAGCTGTGCGAACAACTGCTGCCGGATATCGTCATTCTCGATATCCGCATGCCGGTGCTCAACGGCCTGGGCGCCGCGCGCGTGCTGCAACAACGCCTGCCGACGGTGAAAGTGGTGATATTCACCATGGACGACAGCCCCGACCACCTGGAAGCGGCGATGAATGCCGGCGCGCTGGGCTACCTGCTCAAGGACGCCAGCCGTGCCGAGGTGATCCAAGCCTTGCAGCAAGTGGCCGCCGGCGGCGAAGCGCTCAACGCGGCTGTCAGCGCACGCCTGTTACGGCGCATGGCCGAACGCCAGGCCAGCGGCGTGGCGCCCAGCGAACACCTCACCCCACGGGAGCGCCAGGTCCTGGGGCTGGTGGCCAACGGCATGAGCAACCGCGCCATCGGTGAACACCTGGGCATCACCACCGGCACGGCCAAGGCCCATGTGGAACGGGTGATCGGCAAGCTCGGCGCGGCCGACCGCACCCAGGCGGCCGTGCGTGGTATCGCCCTGGGCCTGGTGGCACAACCATGA
- a CDS encoding ATP-binding protein — protein sequence MKRRWADLPLRGKALVVISLPLVVLLLSLVLIYTTERQTARAEEDVRRVLRVQGDIQAVHTLLAEAAASVRGYLLTRREDFLPSYRNARPQIDAALLRLDRNVRDQRVREQLNAIKPLIDGKIDGLQDMLDDSHATPHSISAILISNKHILDALRQHIGTMLTLEASLLAERSAAAYETRQRLLLSTWLAAVCGLFGAIVAVLFLSKGIVARVQNVQRNAQRLALGHPLLPQPPEHDEIGQLGTRLVEAGLLLAERERALRDNEERLRLIIDGVKDYGIFALDTAGHVTSWNNGAERIKGYTEQEIIGRHFSVFYLPQECPQHPDMALREATGNGDYTEEGWRCRKDGTRFWASVVITAQYDGTGALRGFSKITRDITDRRAAEIALRTAREEAERASRAKSEFLSRMSHELRTPLNSILGFAQLLDMDAAKTQKAQVGHILRAGQHLLTLINEVLDIAKIEAGGLALNIAPIPLTQVLQEALTLVSPMATDAAIQLQPLPPLAADIGIVADRQRLTQVLLNLLSNAIKYNRREGQVSIEVTVDGPRIGVAVCDTGTGIAAGHLGQLFTPFERLGADPNVEGSGLGLALSKSLLEQMDGRLTVQSQVGIGSRFTLELPFARLPGSPLRVPTVIDSEWKRPAPAACRVQGNVLCIEDNLSSLALIETLLQRRPGIKLLSSMQGQLGLDLAAQHRPQLILLDVSLPDIDGLKVLQRLRGSALTRDIPVLMITADASDPTRRALQDAGATAVLSKPINIPAFLAHLDQYFPEPA from the coding sequence ATGAAGCGCCGTTGGGCCGACCTGCCCCTGCGGGGTAAGGCGCTGGTGGTTATTTCGTTGCCGTTGGTGGTGCTGTTACTGTCCCTGGTGCTGATCTACACCACCGAACGCCAGACCGCGCGCGCCGAAGAAGACGTGCGCCGGGTGCTGCGCGTGCAAGGCGATATCCAGGCCGTGCACACCCTGCTCGCCGAAGCGGCGGCCAGCGTGCGCGGCTACCTGCTGACCCGGCGCGAGGACTTCCTGCCCAGTTACCGCAACGCCAGGCCGCAGATTGACGCCGCGCTGCTGCGGCTCGACCGCAACGTTCGCGATCAGCGGGTGCGCGAGCAACTCAACGCGATAAAGCCGCTGATTGACGGCAAGATCGACGGGCTGCAAGACATGCTCGACGACAGCCACGCCACACCGCACTCGATCAGCGCCATTTTGATCAGCAACAAACACATCCTCGATGCCTTGCGCCAACACATCGGCACCATGCTCACCCTGGAAGCGTCTTTGCTGGCCGAGCGCAGCGCGGCGGCGTACGAGACCCGTCAGCGCTTATTGCTGTCGACCTGGCTGGCGGCGGTGTGCGGCTTGTTCGGCGCCATTGTCGCGGTGCTGTTCCTGTCCAAGGGGATTGTCGCGCGGGTACAGAACGTACAACGCAATGCGCAACGCCTGGCGCTGGGCCACCCGCTGTTGCCGCAACCGCCGGAACACGACGAAATCGGCCAACTGGGCACGCGCCTGGTGGAAGCCGGCTTGCTGCTGGCCGAACGCGAACGCGCCTTGCGCGACAACGAGGAACGCTTGCGGCTGATCATCGACGGGGTCAAGGACTACGGGATCTTTGCCCTCGACACCGCGGGCCATGTCACCAGTTGGAACAACGGCGCCGAGCGCATCAAGGGTTACACCGAGCAGGAAATCATCGGGCGGCACTTCTCGGTGTTCTACCTGCCCCAGGAGTGCCCGCAGCACCCGGACATGGCCTTGCGCGAGGCCACCGGCAACGGCGATTACACCGAAGAGGGCTGGCGCTGCCGCAAGGACGGCACGCGCTTCTGGGCCAGTGTGGTGATCACCGCGCAGTACGACGGCACCGGCGCGTTGCGTGGCTTCTCCAAGATCACCCGCGACATCACCGACCGCCGCGCCGCCGAAATCGCCTTGCGCACCGCCCGCGAGGAAGCCGAACGCGCCAGCCGCGCCAAAAGCGAGTTTCTGTCGCGCATGAGCCACGAGCTGCGCACGCCACTCAATTCGATCCTGGGTTTTGCGCAGTTGCTGGACATGGACGCGGCCAAGACACAAAAGGCCCAGGTCGGGCATATCCTGCGCGCCGGCCAGCACCTGCTGACGCTGATCAACGAGGTGCTGGACATTGCCAAGATCGAAGCGGGAGGCCTGGCGTTGAACATTGCCCCGATCCCGTTGACGCAGGTGTTGCAAGAGGCGTTGACGCTGGTGTCCCCCATGGCGACCGACGCGGCTATCCAATTGCAGCCCCTGCCCCCGCTGGCGGCCGATATCGGCATCGTTGCCGACCGCCAACGCCTCACCCAGGTGCTGCTGAACCTGCTGTCCAATGCGATCAAATACAACCGCCGCGAAGGCCAGGTGAGCATCGAGGTCACGGTCGACGGGCCGCGTATCGGTGTAGCGGTGTGCGATACCGGCACAGGCATTGCGGCGGGTCACCTGGGGCAGTTGTTCACCCCGTTCGAGCGCCTGGGTGCCGACCCGAATGTGGAAGGCAGCGGCCTGGGCCTGGCGCTGAGCAAAAGCCTGCTGGAGCAAATGGACGGCCGGCTGACCGTGCAAAGCCAGGTCGGTATCGGCTCACGCTTTACCCTGGAGCTGCCGTTCGCGCGCCTGCCGGGCTCACCGCTCAGGGTGCCCACGGTGATCGACAGCGAATGGAAGCGCCCTGCCCCCGCCGCTTGCCGGGTGCAGGGCAACGTGTTGTGCATCGAAGACAACCTCTCCAGCCTGGCGCTGATCGAAACCCTGCTGCAACGCCGGCCGGGGATAAAGCTGCTGTCGAGCATGCAAGGCCAACTGGGCCTGGACCTGGCCGCACAGCATCGGCCGCAGCTGATTCTGCTGGATGTTTCGCTGCCGGACATCGACGGTTTGAAAGTGCTGCAGCGCTTGCGCGGCTCGGCGCTCACCCGCGACATCCCGGTACTGATGATCACCGCCGATGCCAGCGACCCTACCCGCCGGGCCTTGCAGGACGCCGGCGCAACGGCGGTGCTGAGCAAGCCCATCAACATCCCGGCGTTTCTCGCCCACCTCGACCAGTATTTTCCGGAGCCCGCGTGA